TGGAACAATTTCTTTAGGTCAAGGGTTAGTTAAGACTGGTCATGTGGAATTATGCAGTAACATTTTTGTTGAGCCTTACATGATaaagttaattatttttgttgaatgaATATGTTAACTTTTACGGAGATTCAAATGCATCAAATTTAATAATAGTTCAGTTTTTGCATCTTCCTCCTAATTTGACATAAACATTTAGTCATGCTTAATGATCGTGAcagatatttgaaaaatatgattGAATTCATCGGCAGCATGATTTAAAACGCATGTAGAATTTTCCTTTTGACTGTCCCTCTCAGGCAAGTCCTGATGAGCCGATGCGAAGCCGTAAAATCTTTGTTGGCCGCTGCACAGAGGACATGTCAACTGATGACCTGAGGCAGTACTTCATGCAGTACGGTGAAGTCACTGATGTCTTCATCCCCAAACCTTTCCGGGCTTTTGCATTCGTCACATTTGCTGACGACCAGGTGAGATCCATCATAGATGGCAGATTTAGATATTAGTAGGTGTCATAATCACAAGATGatgttgttattatattatagacATAAGCTGCGAGGAAGTAGTGAATATGAAGGTAACATTAGGATAAAGTGTTAACAGCATCAGATAAAGTTTGAGGTATATAATAAAATGCATGTGATATCAGTGCCATAATGACAGCAGTAGTAATCTActcttcatttatttcccaGGTCGCCCAAGCCCTGTGTGGCGAGGACTTGATCATCAAGGGCATCAGCGTGCACATCTCTAATGCTGAGcccaaacacaacaacagtaGGCAAATGATGGATCGTGGGCGGTTTGGGGCTGGTGGGTTCAGTCAGGGCTATGGCAGTAATCGTGGTGGGCTAGGCAGCGGTAGCAGTGGGGTTAACTTTGGGGCTCTCGGTCTTAACCCTGCAATGGTGGCCGCTGCTCAGGCAGCTCTACAGAGCAGTTGGGGAATGATGGGCATGCTGGCTAACCAGCAGGGTCTGACCACAACGGCAGGCACAGCCACTACAACCCGAGACCAGACCTATAGCTCTGCCAGCACCAGTTACAGCAGCCCCAGCTCGGCTAGCCTCGGCTGGGCTGCAGGAACTAACACCGCCTCCAACAGCGGCTTCAGCTCTGGCTTTGGCACGTCTATGGAGTCTAAGTCTTCTAGTTGGGGAATGTAGATAGCTTCTAGTTGGGTTTTTTGTTGCTATTAGACTAATCTGGTAAGTATacctaggggggggggggggggggcggcttcTATCTTTTTTTCTAGTTATTTAAAATTACACTGCCTTTTTACTTGGGTAAAGAGAAGATTTGCATGTGACTTATGTTGTCGTGAACTGAATGGGAgaacattttagtttgttaGATGAAACTGCCACACCACCTTTGTTGTTTTCGAGAAAATGTTCCGCAGAGATGATGTGCATGCaagataaatatttaaacatgcacgAGTATTTTAAGTGCTCCTCAGCCCCTTGTAAAATGGGCTTGATATGATTCTATGTGTGTAAGCAGTTGATtgcatatttttgtttgtattttgtttgacGTCTTTTGGAAACGCCTTCATGAAAATCTCTTCTGCAGTTCACCAACTCTTTCCCAATTTCCCGGGAGGAAGCGCCTCATTGGCAGCAATGTTCGACAGATCTCAGTATCAGTTCCCCTCCTCCAATGTGTAAATGCTTTGTCATCAAAGAACACAGCTTCACCCTGCATATACTGTATTAGACGGTGGgtgttctttttctcctctcccctttTTTATGGATATAGAAACATTG
The sequence above is drawn from the Hippoglossus hippoglossus isolate fHipHip1 chromosome 7, fHipHip1.pri, whole genome shotgun sequence genome and encodes:
- the tardbpl gene encoding TAR DNA binding protein, like isoform X1, which translates into the protein MSELYIRVAEEENEEPMEIPSEDDGTVLLSSVAAQFPGACGLRYRNPESQCMRGVRLVEGVLHAPENDWGSLVYVVNYPKDNKRKMDEIDAASAVKVKRGFQKTSDLIVLGLPWKTSEQDLKDYFTTFGEVIMVQVKRDAKTGNSKGFGFVRFTEYETQTKVIAQRHMIDGRWCDCKLPNSRNFPFDCPSQASPDEPMRSRKIFVGRCTEDMSTDDLRQYFMQYGEVTDVFIPKPFRAFAFVTFADDQVAQALCGEDLIIKGISVHISNAEPKHNNSRQMMDRGRFGAGGFSQGYGSNRGGLGSGSSGVNFGALGLNPAMVAAAQAALQSSWGMMGMLANQQGLTTTAGTATTTRDQTYSSASTSYSSPSSASLGWAAGTNTASNSGFSSGFGTSMESKSSSWGM
- the tardbpl gene encoding TAR DNA binding protein, like isoform X2, with the translated sequence MSELYIRVAEEENEEPMEIPSEDDGTVLLSSVAAQFPGACGLRYRNPESQCMRGVRLVEGVLHAPENDWGSLVYVVNYPKDNKRKMDEIDAASAVKVKRGFQKTSDLIVLGLPWKTSEQDLKDYFTTFGEVIMVQVKRDAKTGNSKGFGFVRFTEYETQTKVIAQRHMIDGRWCDCKLPNSRASPDEPMRSRKIFVGRCTEDMSTDDLRQYFMQYGEVTDVFIPKPFRAFAFVTFADDQVAQALCGEDLIIKGISVHISNAEPKHNNSRQMMDRGRFGAGGFSQGYGSNRGGLGSGSSGVNFGALGLNPAMVAAAQAALQSSWGMMGMLANQQGLTTTAGTATTTRDQTYSSASTSYSSPSSASLGWAAGTNTASNSGFSSGFGTSMESKSSSWGM